In Equus quagga isolate Etosha38 unplaced genomic scaffold, UCLA_HA_Equagga_1.0 73442_RagTag, whole genome shotgun sequence, the following proteins share a genomic window:
- the LOC124234292 gene encoding protein SON isoform X5, with the protein MATNIEQIFRSFVVSKFREIQQELSSGRSEGQLNGETNTPIEGNQAGDAAASARSLPNEEIVQKIEEVLSGVLDTELRYKPDLKEASRKSRCVSVQTDPTDEIPSKKSKKHKKHKNKKKKKKKEKEKKYKRQPEESESKLKSHHDGNIDLESDSFLKFDSEPSAMALEYPVRAFGLSETSESPAVVLEPPVVSMEVSEPHTLETLKPAMKTAELSVASTSVISVQSEQSVAVTLEPSLTKIVDPFATAPVPTTTVVLKTSEPVVTMSVEYQMKSVLKSLESTPPEPSKIMFLEPPVAKVLEPSETLAVSSETPTEVHPEPSTSTTMDFPESSATEVLRLPEQPVEVPSEVADSSMTRPQELLELPKTTALELPESSVASAMELPGPPATSMLELQGPPVTPVLELPGPSATPVPELPGPLSTPVPELLGPPATAVPELPGPSVTSVPQLSQELPGLPAPSMGLEPPQEVPEPPVMAQELPGLPAVTAAVELPGQPAVTVAMELTEQPVTTTELEQPVGMTTMEHPGQPEVTTASGLLGQPEAAMVLELPGQPVATTALELSGQPSVTGVPELPGLPSATRALELSGQPVATGALELPGQLMAAGALEFSGQSGAAGALELLGQPLATGVLELPGQPGAPELPGQPVATVALEISVQSVVTTTELSTMTVSQSLEVPSTTALESYNTVAQELPATLVGETSVTVGVDPLMAQESHMLASNTMETHMLASNTMDSQMLASNTMDSQMLASNTMDSQMLASSTMDSQMLATSSMDSQMLATSSMDSXXXXSQMLATSTMDSQMLATSSMDSQMLASGTMDSQMLASGTMDAQMLASGTMDAQMLASSSQDSAMLGSKSPDPYRLAQDPYRLAQDPYRLGHDPYRLGHDAYRLGQDPYRLGHDPYRLTPDPYRMSPRPYRIAPRSYRIAPRPYRLAPRPLMLASRRSMMMSYAAERSMMSSYERSMMSYERSMMSPMAERSMMSAYERSMMSAYERSMMSPMAERSMMSAYERSMMSAYERSMMSPMADRSMMSMGADRSMMSSYSAADRSMMSSYSAADRSMMSSYTADRSMMSMAADSYTDSYTDTYTEAYMVPPLPPEEPPTMPPLPPEEPPMTPPLPPEEPPEGPALPTEQSTLTAENTWPTEVSALPPEESVSLPEPPVSQSEISEPSAVPANYSVSASEPSVLASEATVTVPEPPLEPESSVMSTPMESAVVAEEHEIVPERPVTYMVSETPVMSAEPAVLTSEPSIMSETAETFDSVRASGHVASEVSMSLLDPAVTIPEPSQSTLELPATAVSELPAVAVPEPPAGTVPEPPAVAVLEPPAVAVPEPPADAVMEPLALAETEHVTVPVPVVSALEPTVPILETAVSVLQPNMIVSEPSVSVQESAVTVSEPAVTVSEQTQVIPAEMMLESTPMILESSVIKGMNLLSGDQNLAPEIGLQEIPMHSDEEPHAEGHLKNDSYESKHGINIDLNINNHLIAKEMEHSAVSAISTGAVGEIGEERILPSSETKQCTVLDTCPIVSETDGGGTGPLALEPDALGTSKGIEFATASALSSVSKYYVEVSLTTQDTEHDMVISSSPSGGSEPDIEGPLPAKDIHLDLPSNNNFISKDAEGPLPIKESDQTLAVALSPKESSGEDKEVPLPTKEILSDSGFPANIDDINEADLVRPLLPKDMERLTSLRAGIEGPLLASEVERDKSAASPVVISIPERASESSSEEKDDYEIVVKVKDTHEKSKKNKNRDKGEKEKKRDSSLRSRSKRSKSSEHKSRKRTSESRSRARKRSSKSKSHRSQTRSRSRSRRRRRSSRSRSKSRGRRSVSKEKRKRSPKHRSKSRERKRKRSSSRDNRKTVRARSRTPSRRSRSHTPSRRRRSRSAGRRSFSISPSRRSRTPSRRSRTPSRRSRTPSRRSRTPSRRSRTPSRRSRTPSRRSRTPSRRRRSRSVVRRRSFSISPVRLRRSRTPLRRRFSRSPIRRKRSRSSERGRSPKRLTDLNKAQLLEIAKANAAAMCAKAGVPLPPNLKPAPPPTIEEKVAKKSGGATIEELTEF; encoded by the exons ATGGCGACCAACATCGAGCAGATATTTAGGTCTTTCGTGGTCAGTAAATTCCGGGAAATTCAACAGGAACTTTCCAG TGGAAGGAGTGAAGGTCAGCTCAATGGTGAAACAAATACACCTATTGAAGGAAACCAGGCAGGTGATGCAGCTGCCTCTGCCAGGAGCCTACCAAATGAAGAAATAGTGCAGAAGATAGAGGAAGTACTTTCTGGGGTCTTGGATACAGAACTACGATATAAGCCAG ACTTGAAGGAGGCCTCCAGGAAAAGTAGATGTGTGTCTGTACAAACAGATCCTACTGATGAAATACCCAGCAAAAAGTCAAAGAagcacaaaaagcacaaaaataaaaagaagaaaaagaagaaagaaaaggaaaaaaagtataaaagacaGCCAGAAGAATCTGAATCCAAGCTGAAATCACATCATGACGGGAACATAGATTTAGAATCAGATTCCTTTTTGAAGTTTGATTCTGAACCTTCAGCTATGGCACTGGAGTATCCTGTAAGAGCATTTGGCCTATCTGAGACTAGTGAATCTCCTGCAGTTGTGCTAGAACCTCCTGTAGTATCAATGGAGGTATCAGAGCCACACACCTTAGAGACTCTGAAGCCAGCTATGAAAACTGCAGAACTGTCAGTTGCATCTACATCAGTAATCTCAGTGCAGTCAGAGCAGTCTGTGGCAGTAACGCTGGAACCATCCTTGACAAAGATTGTGGATCCCTTTGCAACAGCACCAGTGCCTACTACAACAGTAGTGCTGAAGACGTCTGAGCCGGTTGTAACAATGTCAGTGGAGTATCAGATGAAGTCTGTGCTGAAATCTTTGGAGAGCACACCTCCAGAGCCATCAAAGATCATGTTCTTAGAGCCTCCAGTAGCAAAAGTGCTAGAGCCATCAGAAACCCTTGCGGTATCATCAGAGACACCTACTGAGGTGCACCCAGAACCAAGCACATCAACAACAATGGATTTTCCAGAGTCATCTGCAACTGAAGTGCTCAGATTGCCAGAGCAGCCTGTAGAAGTACCATCGGAGGTTGCAGATTCATCCATGACAAGACCACAGGAGTTGCTGGAGCTGCCCAAGACCACAGCGTTGGAGCTGCCGGAGTCGTCGGTGGCCTCAGCGATGGAGTTGCCGGGGCCACCTGCGACCTCCATGCTGGAGTTGCAGGGGCCCCCTGTGACTCCAGTGCTGGAGTTACCTGGGCCCTCTGCTACCCCAGTGCCGGAGTTGCCAGGGCCCCTTTCTACCCCAGTGCCTGAGTTGCTAGGGCCCCCTGCGACAGCAGTGCCTGAGTTGCCGGGGCCCTCTGTGACATCAGTGCCACAGTTGTCGCAGGAATTGCCGGGGCTTCCAGCACCATCTATGGGGTTGGAGCCACCACAGGAGGTACCAGAGCCACCTGTGATGGCACAGGAGTTGCCAGGGCTGCCTGCGGTGACAGCAGCAGTAGAGTTGCCAGGTCAGCCTGCAGTTACCGTAGCAATGGAGTTGACCGAACAACCTGTGACGACGACAGAGTTGGAGCAGCCTGTGGGGATGACAACGATGGAACATCCTGGGCAGCCTGAGGTGACAACGGCATCAGGGTTGCTGGGGCAGCCTGAGGCAGCGATGGTGCTGGAGTTGCCAGGACAGCCAGTGGCAACAACAGCGCTGGAGTTGTCAGGGCAGCCTTCGGTGACTGGGGTGCCAGAGTTGCCAGGGCTGCCTTCGGCAACTAGGGCACTGGAGTTGTCGGGGCAGCCTGTGGCAACTGGGGCACTGGAGTTGCCTGGGCAGCTCATGGCAGCTGGGGCACTGGAATTCTCGGGGCAGTCTGGGGCAGCTGGAGCACTGGAGCTTTTGGGGCAGCCTCTGGCAACCGGGGTGCTGGAGTTGCCAGGGCAGCCTGGGGCGCCAGAGTTGCCTGGGCAGCCTGTGGCAACTGTGGCGCTGGAGATCTCTGTCCAGTCTGTGGTGACAACAACGGAGCTGTCAACGATGACCGTGTCGCAGTCCCTGGAGGTGCCCTCGACGACAGCGCTGGAATCCTATAATACGGTAGCACAGGAGCTGCCTGCTACGTTAGTGGGGGAGACTTCTGTAACAGTAGGAGTGGATCCCTTGATGGCCCAAGAATCCCATATGTTAGCTTCTAACACCATGGAGACCCATATGTTAGCGTCCAACACCATGGACTCCCAAATGCTAGCGTCCAATACCATGGACTCCCAGATGCTAGCGTCCAACACCATGGACTCCCAGATGTTAGCCTCTAGCACCATGGACTCCCAGATGTTAGCAACTAGCTCCATGGACTCCCAGATGTTAGCAACCAGCTCCATGGACTCCCANNNNNNNNNNTCCCAGATGTTAGCAACCAGCACCATGGACTCCCAGATGTTAGCAACTAGCTCTATGGATTCCCAGATGTTAGCGTCTGGCACTATGGACTCTCAAATGTTAGCTTCCGGCACTATGGATGCTCAGATGTTAGCGTCTGGTACCATGGATGCCCAGATGTTAGCATCTAGTTCCCAAGATTCTGCTATGTTGGGTTCAAAATCTCCTGATCCCTACAGGTTAGCTCAGGATCCTTACAGGTTAGCTCAGGATCCCTATAGGTTAGGTCATGACCCTTATAGGTTGGGTCATGACGCCTACAGGTTAGGGCAGGACCCCTATAGATTAGGCCATGATCCCTATAGACTAACTCCTGATCCCTATAGGATGTCACCTAGACCCTATAGAATAGCACCCAGGTCTTATAGAATAGCCCCCAGGCCATATAGGTTAGCACCTAGACCCCTGATGTTAGCATCTAGACGTTCTATGATGATGTCCTATGCTGCAGAACGTTCCATGATGTCGTCTTATGAACGCTCTATGATGTCTTATGAGCGGTCTATGATGTCCCCTATGGCTGAACGCTCTATGATGTCAGCCTATGAGCGCTCTATGATGTCAGCTTATGAGCGCTCTATGATGTCCCCTATGGCCGAACGCTCTATGATGTCAGCTTACGAGCGCTCTATGATGTCAGCTTACGAGCGCTCCATGATGTCCCCGATGGCTGACCGATCTATGATGTCCATGGGTGCCGACCGGTCTATGATGTCATCGTACTCTGCTGCTGACCGGTCTATGATGTCATCGTACTCTGCAGCTGACCGATCTATGATGTCATCTTATACTGCTGATCGTTCAATGATGTCTATGGCAGCTGATTCTTACACCGATTCTTATACTGATACATATACGGAGGCATATATGGTGCCACCTTTGCCTCCTGAAGAGCCTCCAACAATGCCACCATTGCCACCTGAGGAGCCACCAATGACACCACCATTGCCTCCTGAGGAACCACCAGAGGGTCCGGCATTACCCACTGAGCAGTCAACATTAACAGCTGAAAATACTTGGCCTACTGAAGTGTCAGCATTACCTCCTGAAGAGTCTGTATCGCTGCCTGAACCTCCTGTGAGTCAAAGTGAGATTTCAGAACCTTCGGCAGTACCTGCTAATTATTCAGTGTCAGCATCAGAGCCTTCAGTGTTAGCATCAGAGGCTACTGTGACTGTTCCAGAACCACCACTAGAGCCAGAGTCTTCAGTTATGTCAACACCTATGGAGTCTGCTGTAGTAGCAGAAGAGCATGAGATTGTTCCAGAGAGACCGGTGACTTATATGGTCTCTGAAACTCCCGTAATGTCAGCTGAACCGGCTGTGTTAACATCAGAGCCTTCTATTATGTCAGAGACAGCAGAAACCTTTGATTCCGTGAGAGCTTCAGGACATGTTGCCTCAGAGGTATCTATGTCCCTCTTGGATCCTGCAGTAACTATTCCAGAGCCATCACAGAGCACTCTAGAGCTTCCAGCCACAGCTGTCTCAGAGCTACCAGCTGTGGCTGTTCCGGAACCACCAGCTGGGACTGTCCCAGAGCCCCCAGCCGTGGCTGTCCTGGAGCCACCAGCTGTGGCTGTCCCAGAGCCACCAGCTGATGCTGTCATGGAGCCTCTGGCCCTGGCTGAGACAGAGCATGTTACCGTTCCTGTGCCAGTTGTTTCTGCCCTGGAGCCTACTGTTCCTATCCTGGAAACAGCAGTTTCTGTCCTTCAGCCTAACATGATTGTTTCAGAGCCATCTGTTTCTGTCCAAGAATCTGCTGTGACAGTTTCAGAACCCGCTGTTACTGTCTCAGAGCAGACTCAAGTAATACCAGCTGAGATGATGTTAGAGTCTACACCAATGATTCTGGAATCTAGTGtcataaaaggaatgaatttaCTATCTGGTGATCAAAATCTTGCTCCAGAGATTGGTTTGCAGGAGATTCCCATGCATTCAGATGAAGAGCCACATGCTGAAGGACACCTGAAGAATGACTCTTATGAAAGTAAACATGGTATAAATATAGACCTTAATATAAATAATCATCTAATTGCTAAAGAGATGGAACACAGCGCAGTGTCTGCTATCAGCACTGGTGCTGTTGGTGAAATTGGTGAAGAGAGAATTTTGCCCAGCAGTGAGACTAAACAATGCACAGTGTTGGATACCTGCCCTATTGTTAGTGAAACTGATGGGGGAGGAACTGGTCCCCTTGCTCTTGAACCTGATGCACTGGGAACTAGTAAAGGTATTGAATTTGCCACAGCATCTGCTCTTAGTTCAGTTAGTAAATATTATGTTGAAGTATCTTTGACTACGCAAGATACTGAACATGACATGGTAATTTCCAGCAGCCCCAGTGGTGGTAGTGAACCTGACATAGAGGGACCTTTGCCTGCTAAAGATATTCATCTTGACTTACCATCTAATAATAACTTTATTAGTAAGGATGCAGAAGGACCATTACCTATAAAAGAGAGTGACCAGACATTAGCAGTTGCTCTCAGCCCTAAAGAAAGTAGTGGAGAAGATAAAGAAGTACCTCTCCCTACTAAAGAGATATTGTCTGACTCAGGATTTCCTGCTAATATTGATGATATTAATGAAGCAGATTTAGTGAGACCATTACTTCCTAAGGACATGGAGCGTCTTACAAGCCTTAGAGCTGGTATTGAAGGACCTTTACTTGCAAGTGAAGTTGAACGTGACAAATCTGCTGCCAGTCCAGTTGTAATTAGTATACCAGAAAGAGCGTCAGAGTCGTCTTCAGAGGAAAAAGATGATTATGAGATTGTTGTAAAAGTTAAGGACACAcatgagaaaagcaagaaaaacaagaacCGTGACAaaggtgagaaagaaaagaaaagagactctTCATTAAGATCTCGAAGTAAGCGCTCCAAGTCATCTGAACACAAATCACGCAAGCGCACCAGTGAATCTCGTTCTAGGGCAAGAAAGAGATCATCTAAATCCAAGTCTCATCGCTCTCAAACACGTTCACGGTCACGTTCCAGacgcaggaggaggagcagcaggtcAAGATCAAAGTCTAGAGGAAGGCGATCTGTATCAAAAGAGAAGCGCAAAAGATCGCCAAAGCACAGATCCAAgtccagggaaagaaaaagaaaaagatcaagcTCCAGGGATAACCGGAAGACAGTTAGAGCTCGAAGTCGCACCCCCAGTCGTCGGAGTCGGAGTCACACGCCGAGTCGTCGAAGAAGATCTAGATCTGCCGGGAGAAGGAGCTTTAGCATTTCTCCAAGCCGAAGGAGCCGCACCCCCAGCCGAAGGAGCCGCACCCCCAGCCGAAGGAGCCGCACCCCAAGCCGACGGAGCCGCACCCCCAGCCGACGGAGCCGTACCCCCAGCAGACGGAGCCGCACCCCCAGCCGACGGAGCCGCACCCCTAGCCGTCGGAGAAGATCAAGGTCTGTGGTAAGAAGACGAAGCTTCAGTATATCACCAGTCAGATTAAGGCGATCACGAACACCCTTGAGAAGAAGGTTTAGCAGATCTCCCATCCGTCGTAAACGATCCAGGTCTTCTGAAAGAGGCAGATCACCTAAACGTCTGACAGATTTGA ATAAGGCGCAATTACTTGAAATAGCCAAAGCTAATGCAGCTGCCATGTGTGCTAAGGCTGGTGTTCCTTTACCGCCAAACCTAAAGCCTGCACCTCCACCTACAATAGAAGAGAAAGTTGCTAAAAAGTCAGGAGGAGCTACTATAGAAGAACTAACTGAG TTTTAG